A segment of the Streptomyces sp. L2 genome:
CGGATGATCACCAATGGTGTCGTCGACCGCACCGTGCAGAACTGGATCGCCGACGAGCACAGCCGCTCCACGGTGAAGAACACCATCGCCGTCCTGGTCCGCGTCATGGAGCAGGCCGTCCGTGACGGCATTATCAAGGTCAACCCCGCCCGGGTGACCGGCCGGCGGAAACTCTACAAGCAGGCCGAGGACGAACTCCTCGCCCCACGGGCGCTGGCCCTGCCCAACTGGGAGACTCTCGTCGCGCTGGCTGACGCCCTCGTTGCCGCCTCTCACGACCGGTACCGCGGTTGGACCGTACGGCTCCAGACCACACCCGCGCCCGGCGGACTGACCGACAAGGGCACCAAGGGCAAGCGCGCCCGCAAGGTTCCTATCGTCGAAGAGATCCGCCCCCTCGTCGCCCAGCGTGTCCTGTCCGCCGGCCCCAATCCCGACGCCCGCCTGTTCACCGGCCCGCGTGGCGGACGCATCTCCACCGCCGTCCTACGAGACGCCACACACTGGGATTACGTGGTCACCAAGCTCGGCTACGAGCATTCGCGTCGTCACGGCCTCCGGTACACCGGACTGACCTGGTTCGCGATGCCGGAGTCCAGGTACACATCCTCCGCCGGATCGCCGGCCACGGTTCCCTGACCACCACTCAGCGCTACCTGCACCCAGACGTACACAAGATCACGGCCGCCGGAGCGGCGCTCTCCGCACACTTCAGCGTGGACGCTGGTCCCCAACTGGTCCCCAAGAATGATCAAGGGCCGGTTTCGGATACCTCCGAAACCGGCCCTGACCTGCGACTTCGTAAAGTCGGGACGACAGGATTTGAACCTGCGACCCCTTGACCCCCAGTCAAGTGCGCTACCAAGCTGCGCCACGTCCCGGTGCGCTCACTCGCGGTGACCCGCGTGATCGCGCGAACAGCACTTTACCCCACGTGCGGCGCCCCGCCGAAGAGGGGCCGGACGAAGGGGCGGGACGGGGGACAATCGTCGTATGAGCGACGCAGGCGCAGCGGCGGGACGGGCGGCGGGCACCCGGGACCGGGACACCGAGGGGCGGGCGCGCAACGCCCGGCCCCGGGACGGGCTGGGCCGGCCGCTGCCGTACGGGTCCGAGGGTGTGGACCGGCAGCCGGAAGGGGTCGTACGGTCCCCGGAGCAGACCGTCCGCGCGGCGCAGGCGCTGCTGGACGCGGGCAGGCCGTTCCACGCGCACGAGGTGTTCGAGGACGCCTGGAAGGCGCGTCCCGGGGACGAGCGGACGCTGTGGCGGGGCCTGGCCCAGCTCGCGGTGGGCCTCACCCACGCGGCCCGCGGGAACGCCACCGGCGGGGCCCGGCTGCTGCGGCGGGGGGCGGGCGCGGCGGAGGAGTGGGCGGCCGGGCGGGGCGAGGACCGGCCGTACGGGATGGACCTGTGCGGGCTCGTCCGCTGGGCGCGGGAGCTGGCCGACCGGGTCGGGGCGCCCGGCGCGGGGCCCGTCGACGCGGCCGCGGAGGCACCCCGGCTGCGGTCCTGAGCAGGCCCGGAAACGAGACGCCCGCACCCCGTTCCGGACGGTCGTCGCAGGCCGTGTGGAGGCGGTGCACGCACTGTCAGTGGCATGGGGCAGACTCGGGGACGTGCGAAAGATTCATGTCATCGGTATCGGCGCGGGCGACCCCGACCAGCTGACCCTCCAGGCGGTCAAGGCGCTCCGCGGCACGGACGTGTTCTTCCTCCTCGACAAGGGCGAGGTGAAGAGCGACCTGACCCGGCTGCGCCGGGACATGCTCGACGCACACCTGCCGGAGGGGTCGTACCGGGTGGTGGCGGCCCGTGACCCGGAGCGCGACCGCGCGGCGGGCGGCGCGTCGTACTCGCCGGCCGTGGAGGACTGGCGCAGCGCCCGCGCCGGGATCTACGAGCGGATGATCACCGAGGAGCTGCCCGAGGACGGCACGGGCGCGTTCCTGGTGTGGGGCGACCCCTCGCTGTACGACAGCACGCTCGGGATCCTCCAGGAGGTGCTGGAGCGCGGCTCGGTGGCGTTCGAGTACGACGTGGTGCCCGGCATCAGCAGCGTCTCCTCGCTGGTCGCCCGGCACCGCACGGGCCTGAACCGGGTCGCCCGGCCGGTGCAGATCACCACCGGGCGGCGGCTGGCCGAGGGTTTCCCGGAAGGAGTGGACGACGTGGTGGTGATGCTGGACGCGCACCAGGCCTTCCGGGAGTACGCCGGGGACGACATCGACATCTACTGGGGGGCGTACATAGGCACCCCGGACGAGATCCTGGTCTCCGGCCCGCTCGCGGAGGCCGGCCCGCGCATCGAGCGGCTGCGGGCCGAGGCGCGGGAGCGCAAGGGCTGGATCATGGACACCTATCTGCTGCGCAGGAACCCCGCCGAGTCCTGAGGGTCGAGGAGGCCCGGTGCCGGTCAGAGTGCCGGGTCAGGGCGCCGGGTGTCCCGCGCCACCGAGACCGAGCCGGTCCAGTACGGCCGCCACGTCGGGCAGCGCCGTCAGGCCGGACGGGAGCGGCGGGCGGCGTACGACGACGACGGGGAGCCCGAGTTCCCGCGCGGCCGTCAGTTTGGCCGCCGTCGCCTCGCCGCCGCTGTCCTTGGTGACCAGCACGTCGACGCGGTGGGCGCGCAGCAGTGCCCGCTCGTCGGCGAGGGTGAACGGGCCGCGGGCCAGGACGACTTCGGTGTCCGGCGGCAGCGGCGGCCCGGGCGGGTCGACGGAGCGGACGACGAAGTGCAGGTCCGTCAGGCCGGCGAAGGCGGCGAGGCCGAGGCGCCCGGTGGTGAGGAACACCCGGCGGCCGAGGCGGGGCAGCGCCTCGGCGGCGGCGTCCAGGGACGGGACCGTGTGCCAGGCGTCGCCCGGTCCGGGCCGCCAGCCGGGGCGGCGCAGGGCGACGGCGGGCACGCCGGTGCCGGCCGCCGCGCGTGCCGCGTTGGCGGTGATCGCCTCGGCGAAGGGGTGGGTGGCGTCGACGAGGGCGTCCACGGCGTGCTCGCGCAGCCAGGCGGCGAGGCCGGCGGCTCCGCCGAACCCGCCGACGCGGACGTCCCCGGGGACGGCGCCCGGCCGTGCCACCCGGCCGGCCAGGGAGGTGGTGACGCGGACTCCCGGGAGCGCGGTGAGGGCGGCGGCGAGCCGGCGGGCCTCGGTGGTGCCGCCGAGGACGAGGACGTGCGGGGCCATGGCAGGCAGCGTACGGGTGGACGGCACGCGGCCCGGCCTGGGGCGGGTCAGCGGATCAGCAGCTGCACGCCGCCCACCACGGTGGCCGCGATCACCAGTTGTTCGAAGAGCCGCTGGTTGATCCGGTGCACCGCCCACTTGCCGAGCAGTGCGCCGGGGACGACGAAGACCACGAGGGCAGCGTCGAGCAGCAGCGAGTGACCGTCGATCAGGCCGAGCCCGGCGCTGAAGGGCACCTTGGAGACGTTCACGATGAGGAAGAAGAACGCCGAAGTGCCGAGGAAGCCGAGTTTGCGGAAGCCGGCGGAGAGCAGGTACAGCGCCATCACCGGGCCGCCGGCGTTGGCGACCATGGTGGTGAACCCGCCGAGGACGCCGTAGGAGCGGGCCTTGAGCCGCCCCGCCCGGGAGGTGACGGCCGCGGGCTCGTCCCCGGTCTCGGCGCGGCGCCGCCGCCGGACGGTGAGGCCGGCCATGAGCAGCAGGATCGCGCCGATGGAGGCGCGGACCACGCCGTCGTCCGCCCACACGAGGAACAGCGTGCCGAACACCACGCCGGCCGCCACGGCGGGGAACAGCCGCCACAGGGTGGGCCAGTGGGCGTGCCGCCGGTAGGTGAGCACGGCGAGCACGTCGCCCGCGATCAGGATGGGCAGCAGGACGCCGGTGGAGGCGCGGGCGGGCAGGATCGCCGCGAAGACCGCGAGGCTGACCGTGTTGGCCCCGCTGACGGCGGTCTTGGAGAAGCCGACCAGCAGGGCCGCGGCGGCGAGGGCGGCGAACTCCCAGCCGGATATGTGCCAGAGCGTCATCGTGTCCATGCGGAGACCGATGCTATGCGCACGTATCCGGTGGCGTCAGGAGCGTCTCGCCTGGCGGTCCCTGCCGCCCCTGCCGTCCCTACCGGTCGCCGTACTGGGTGCGCAGTTCCCGCTTGAGGACCTTCATGCTCGGGCCGAGCGGCAGCGCGTCCGCGAACTCCACGCGGCGCGGGTACTTGTGCCGGCCCAGGTGGTCCTTGGACCACTCGGTGAGCGCGGCGGCGTCGAGGCGGCCGTCCGCGGCGGGCACGACGACGGCGCACACCTCCTCGCCGTGCAGTTCGTCGGGCAGGCCGATGACGGCCACCTGCGCGACGCCGGGGTGGCGCATCAGGACCTCCTCGACCTCGCGCGGGTAGACGTTGTAGCCGCCGCGGATGATGACGTCCTTCTTGCGGTCGACGATCCGCAGGAAGCCCTCGTCGTCCTTGGTGCCGAGGTCGCCGGTGCGGAACCAGCCGTCGACCAGGGCCTCGGCGGTGGCCTCGGGGCGGCCGAGGTAGCCGGAGAAGACGTTGTGGCCGCGGATGACGACCTCGCCGAGTTCACCGGGCGGCAGGAGTTCCACGCGGCCCTCCACCTCGGCGCGGGCGATCTCGACGTCGACGCCCCACAGCGGGTGGCCGATGGTGCCGGCCCGGGTGCCGAACACGGGCTGGTTGACGGTCGCCGTCGGCGAGGTCTCCGACAGTCCGTAGCCCTCGTAGATCCGCGCGCCGAACGCGGCCTCGAACCGCTCCAGTACGGCCACCGGCAGCGAGGCGCCGCCGGAGATGCACACGCGCAGTACGGGCAGGGCGTCCGCGTCGGCCGCCGCAGCGGCGAGGGCGACGAACATCGTCGGCACGCCCTGGAAGGTGTTCACGCCCTCCTTCACCATGAGGTCGATGGCGCGGGCCGCGTCGAAGCGGGGCAGCAGGACGAGCGTGGCGCCCGCCCGCCAGGTGGAGTTGAGCGAGACGGTCTGGCCGAAGGCGTGGAACAGGGGCAGGGCGCCGAGCGCGACGTCGTCGGGGCGGATGTCGTTGGCGTCGAAGGCGTTGACGGTCGCGTTCATCACCAGGTTGAAGTGGCTGAGGACGGCGCCCTTGGGGACGCCGGTCGTGCCGCTGGTGTAGAAGATCACGGCCGGGTCGTCGGCGGCGCGGGTGACGTAGGAGGGCAGCGGCTCGGCATCCGCGGCGAGAGCGTCGAACTCCTCGCCGAGGACGACGGTGCGCACGCCCAGGGCGTCCGCGGCGGCCCGCCCGGTCTCGGCCTGCGCCGGGTGGACGAGCAGCAGGGCCGCCCCGCTGTCCTTGAGGACGTGCTCGACCTCGGGCGCGGAGAGCAGCAGGTGCACGGGGACGACGACCGCGCCGGCCGCCGCGGCGGCGTAGTACGCCACCGGGAACTCGGCGGTGTTGGGCGCCATCAGGGCGACCCTGTCCCCCGGCCGGACCCCGAGTCCGGCGAGCGCGCCGGCCCGCGCCCGGGCCCGCTCCCACACCTCGGCGAACGTCAGCCGCAGGTCCCCTTCGACCAGGGCGGTCTTCCCGGGGCGGCGCCGGGCGTTCTCGGCGAGTACGGCGGCGACGGACAGGCTTGCCATGTGTGGTGCTCCGTTCCTCGTGTGTCTGGTCCCGCGTGGGGCGCCGGGAGCAGGGTGCTAGTGCCGTTCGACCAGCACCGCGCTGCCCTGTCCGACTCCCACGCACATCGTCGCAAGGCCTCGCCCGGCGCCGGTGCGCCGCATCCGGTGCAGCAGGGTCGTCAGGATGCGGGCGCCGGAGCAGCCGAGCGGGTGGCCGAGGGCGATCGCGCCGCCGCTGGGGTTGACCAGGTCCGGGTCGATGCCGAGCTGGTCGACGCAGGCGAGGGCCTGGGCGGCGAACGCCTCGTTGAACTCGGCCTCCTGGACGTCGCCGATGTCCCAGCCGACCCGGGCGAGCGCCTTGCGGGTGGCGGGCACCGGGCCGAGGCCCATCACGTCGGGGTGGACGCCCGCGGAGGCGCCGGCGACGTACCGGCCGAGGGACTCCAGGCCCAGCTCGTTCAGGGCCTCCTCGCTGACCAGCAGCAGGCCGGCGGCGCCGTCGTTCATCGGGGAGGCGTTGCCCGCGGTGACCGTGCCGCCCGCGCGGAAGACCGGCTTGAGGCGGCCCAGCTTCTCCAGCGAGGTGTCCTCACGGACGCACTCGTCCTGCGCGACGACGACGCCGTCGGGCCGTTCGACGGGCAGGATCTCGTCGTCGAAGTGGCCGTTCTTCCGGGCGAGGGCGGCCCGCTGGTGGCTGCGGAGCGCGAACGCGTCCTGCCGTTCGCGGGAGACGCCGTGGCGGGCGGCGACCTCCTCGGCGGTCTCGCCCATGGACAGCAGCCCGTGCAGGTCCTTCATCGCCGGGTTGACCAGCCGCCAGCCGAGCCGGGTGTCGTAGGTCTCGATGCGGTGCGGCAGTGCCTCGTCGGGGCGGGGCAGCACGAAGGGGGCGCGGCTCATCGACTCGGAGCCCCCGGCGACGACGACATCGGCCTCGCCGGCGGCGATGGTGCGGGCGGCGGCGGTGACCGCTTCGAGGCCGGAGGCGCACAGCCGGTTGACGGTGGCGCCGGGCACGGTCTCGGGAAGGCCGGCGAGCAGCGCGGCCATGCGGGCGACGTTGCGGTTGTCCTCGCCGGCCTGGTTGGCGGCGCCCCAGTAGACGTCGTCGATCCGGGCGGGATCGAGGGAAGGCACCTCGGCCACCAGACGGCGGATCACGTGGGCCGCCAGGTCGTCGGGCCGCACGGAGGACAGGGCTCCGCGGAGCTTGCCGATGGGGGTGCGGCGGGCGGCCGCGAAGTGGACGGGACGCACGGCTTGGACTCCTGACCGACGACGCTGTGGATCAGCGCGGACCGAATGGTTGTTCCGCAGAGCCTTAATTAGCACTGCTAGTTTTGGACTATAGACCGCCGACCGGCTCCCTGGGAAGATCCCACAGAACCTTCGCCGAGCCGCTGGAGCAGACATGGCCGACACGCGCGAGCACACCCTGACCGGGACCCGCGGCACCCTCGCGGTCCGCGAGTGGCCGCACCCGGCCCCCCGCTACCTGGCGCTCGTCGTGCACGGCTACGGCGAGCACGCCGGACGGTACGCCGAGCTCGCGGCGGTCCTGGGCGGCCACGGGGCGGCCGTGTACGGGCCGGACCACATCGGTCACGGCAGGTCGGACGGCGAGCGGGTGGTGATCGAGGACTTCGAGGACGTGGTCACCGACGTGCACGCGGTCGCCGGCCTGGCCCGCGCCGCGCACCCCGGCCTGCCGCTGGTCGTCGTCGGGCACTCCATGGGCGGGCTGATCGCGGCCCGCCACGCCCAGCGGTACGGCGCCGGGCTGAGCGCGCTCGTGCTGTCCGGGCCGGTCATCGGCGACTGGGAACTGCCCGGCCGACTGCTCGCCCTGCCCGAGATCCCGGACACCCCGATCAGTCCCGCCGCGCTCTCCCGCGACCCCGCCGTGGGCCCCACGTACGCCGCCGATCCGCTGGTCTGGCACGGGCCGATGAAGCGGCCGACGCTGCGGGCGTTCGTACGGACCCTGGAGAGCGTAGAGAAGGGCGGCGACGTCGGCCCGCTGCCGGTGCTGTGGCTGCACGGCGACGACGACCGGCTGGTACCGCTGCCGGGAAGCCGGACCGGCGTGGAACGCCTCGCCACGGACCGGCTGACCGAACGCGTCTTCCCCGGGGCCCGGCACGAGATCTTCAACGAGACGAACAGGGCGGACGTCTTCGCGGAACTGACGGGCTTCCTGGACGGGGTGCTGCCGCGCTGACGGGGCGCCTGGACGGGCGGTGCCGTAGTCACCGGCTTCGCGGACGGCACGCTGCCGCGCCTTCCGGCTGTCTGGACGGGCCGCCGCCGCGCCGATCCGCTGCCCGGGCGGGTTCCCGGCGCGCTGACCGGCTGTCCCCGCGGGGCACCGCCGCGGCCCGCCGCCGCCCGGTCCCGTGGCCCGGCCCCTCCCCCGGCTCTCCTCCGCTGATCAGGGGCGTTTTGCTGCCTTCCGGCCGGGCACCCGCCCTCCAGGACGTCCTGCGCCGAGGCGCGCGCCACGGCGTCCGGACGACGCAGTACGACGACGGAAGGGATGATCCGCGCCATGGCCGTGGTGAGGAGCACGCTGCCCGAGGAGGCGCTCGGGGTCACCGGAACCGCCCTGCAGGAGACCCTGGTGGACCTGCCGGGACTGTCGCTGATCGGCAAGCAGGCGCACTGGAACATCGTCGGGCCCCGGTTCCGCTCGATCCACCTCCAGCTGGACGAGGTCGTCGCGACCGCCCGCACCCACTCCGACACGGTCGCCGAACGCGCCGCCGCGCTGGGAGTGCCGCCGGACGGCCGGCCGGAGACGATCGCCGCGACCTTCGCGCTGCCCGGCACCAAGGACGGCTGGCTGCGCGACACCTAGGTCGTGGAACTGCTGGTGTCGGGGCTGGGGACGGCCATCGCGCGGCTGCGCTGGGGGTCCCCCCAGCTCGAACGAAGTTGAGAGCCTGGGGGAGCATCGACGCGACCGAGAAGGCCGACCCGGTCACCCAGGACCTGCTGATCACGATCACCGCCGACCTGGAGAAGGAAGCGCTGGATGTTCCAGGCCGAGAACCACCGGCCCGAGGACACCGCCTGAGCCGCCGGCCGGACGCGGCACAGGAACCGCGGCACAGCGAACGCGCCGCAGGAAAGGGGAAACCCATGGCCGACTCCCTCGAACTCGAAGCGCTGTGGGAGGACTTCCACCGCACGGTGAACATGACGTCGCAGGAGCTGGCGGCCTGGCTCCGGGTCCGGGACGCGGGCGAGGAGACCGAGCCCCTTCCGGACGAGGCGGGCACCGCCACCGGGCAGCACGTGCTGGCCATCCTGCAGAAGCGGCGCACCGACCTCACCGACGACGACGTACGGGTGATGTACCGGGTCGTCGACACGGTCGGCGACCTGGTGGACGTGGCGGACGAGCCAGAGCCCGAGAGCACCCGCCGCCGGCACCGGCTGATGACGCTGGGCCACGACCCGCTGAAGCCGTAGCCGCCGTGAACCGCGACGAGCAGAAACGGGTCGTCGACGCGCTGGTGTCGGAGTACGGGCAGACGTACGCCGAGGAGGCGGGGATCCGGCTGAAGGACACCCCGCAGCCGCTGTACCGGCTGCTGGTGCTGGCCCTGCTGCTCAGCGCCCGCATCCGGGCCTCCGTCGCGCTGGCCGCCGCCCGGGAACTGCACGAGGACCACCTCGACAGTCCGCGCCGGATGGCCGACGCGGACTGGCAGCGGCGGGTGGACGCGCTCGGCCGGGGCGGCTACCGGCGCTACGACGAGCGGACGGCCACCCTCCCCCGTAGCCCTTCGGGCACGGGGGTACCCCCAGTCGCTCCGACTCCGCATTCGCTCCGCTGCGCTCGGCGACGGCGCAGAGCTGCTGACGGACCGGTGGGGCGGCGACCTGCGCCTGCTGCACGAGGAGGCGGACGGCGACACCGGCGAACTCCGGCGCCTGCTCCAGGAAGCGCCGGGCGTCGGGCCGGCCGGCGCCGACATCTTCCTGCGCGAGGCACAGCGGGTGTGGCCCGAGGTCGGCCCCTACCTCGACGACAAGGCGCTGGCCGGCGCCGGCCGGCTCGGGCTGCCGAAGGACCCCGGCCGGCTGACCCGGCCGGCCGGGGACACCGAACCCGCCGTGCTGGCCGCCGCGTTGGTGCGGGCCGCCCTGGACAAGCAGGTCGCCGAGGACTGCCTGCGCCGGGCCGCATGATCGTGTCAGACTGCTCGCACGCCCCCAGGTGACCATCCGGGGCCGGTCGAGCGGAGGAGCAGCACGTGACGGGGACCGAGCAGGCCGCCCAGGGCATCGACACCACCCGGCCGCACCCGGCCCGGGTCTACGACTGGTACCTCGGCGGCAAGGACAACTACCCCGTCGACGAGCAACTCGCCCGCCGCATCACGGAGATAGACGGCGGTGCGCCGCGTGCCGCCCGCGCCAACCGGGCGTTCATGCGCCGGGCCACCCGCGCGCTGGCCGAGGAGGCCGGAATCCGGCAGTTCCTGGACATCGGCACCGGCATCCCGACCGAGCCGAACCTGCACCAGATCGCCCAGTCCGTCGCCCCGGACGCCCGCGTGGTCTACGTCGACAACGACCCCATCGTGCTGGCCCACGCGGGCGCGCTGCTGCGCGGCACCCCCGAGGGCGTGACCGAGTACGTGCAGGCCGACGCCCGCGACCCTCGCTCCATCCTCGACCAGGCCGGCGCGATCCTGGACCTGGACCGGCCCGTCGCCCTGTCGCTGATCGCCCTGCTGCACTTCCTCGCCGACGAGGACGGCGCCCACGACGTGGTGCGCACCCTGGTCGACGCCCTGGCGCCGGGCAGCTGCCTGGTGCTGTCGATGATGACGGCCGACTTCGAACCGGAGAACGTACGGCGGGGCATCACCGCGTACGCGCAGGGCGGGGTGACGCTGGTGGCCCGCTCGCAGGACGAGGTGGGCGCCTTCTTCACCGGCCTCGACCTGCTGGAGCCGGGGATCGTGTCCGTCGCGGACTGGCGGCCCGAGGAGGCCCCCGAGGGCGACGGACCGATCTCCCTGTACGGCGCGGTCGGCGTCAAGACGGCCCGGTGACCGTAGCTACAGCGGTATATGCGGTATATCGAGGACCCGGGCGACGGTCCGCAGCACCCCGTTGTCGTTGTTGGACGGCGCGAGGTGCCGGGCCCGCCGGACCACCTCCGGGTGGGCGTTGGCCATGGCGAACGACCAGTCCGCCGCGTCGAGCATCTCCAGGTCGTTGAGGTAGTCGCCGACTATGAGTGCATGAGCGCTGCGCTCACCAGGATCTTTGCAGGTACCTGGGGAAACGCAGAGCCTGCAATATCTCTGACTACCCAGAGCGGAGGCTCATGTCATGACTGTGACCAAGGCCACTCACCGCCGGACCCTCCCGAACGATCTGATCACCGCACTCCGCCGCTCCGCCCGTGTCGCGGTCGACGCCGAAGAACTTGAGGCCGTCGCGGGCGTCGTCGGAGCCTTCCGGTCCCAGTCGACCGACCGCCGGGAACGCCGACAGTACGACCGCCTCCTCCGCCGGGTATGGCGGCAGATGGACGCACGTTAGCCCCCCTTGCCCTGACCCGTCGGCGTGGTCACGTCCTTGAGGAGCGGGGGCGTACCGGAAGGCCACTATCTGGGACCCAGAAGCCGCTGGGCGGATGTTCCCGCAGGCAACCCGACCGGTAACAACGCCGACAGGCGGGCAGGGGCTCGTAGCGTTACGGTCCCCTCTATGAACGAATACACAGACGTGAGACTGACCGCAGAGAGCGATGCGGACTGGGCAGCTGCTTACCGGGTCTTACAGTCGCTCTCTGACACATATGAGCCCGACAGGCCGACCAACAGGGGGTTTGTCTGGTACAACTTCCGGGGCAGCCAGCATAGGGAGGTGCCCGTCACACTGGGGGTCTGCCTTGCGGGGGACGTTGAGGCGCACGTTCGAGCGAGCCTTGCCAGCCTGGCCCCACCGCACCTAGTCGATCAGTTCAGGGTCGAAGTAGAAGACGCCAATCCTCTGATCTAGATCCCCACCCCTCTGGGACCCTCCGTGCGGGGCATTCCCAGGGGGCTCTTTGCATGCTGTCAGGGGCTCCATGTCCTACCCCTGCCCCACAATTCCTCTGCGTGGTCGCGGAACCGGTCAAACATGCCGCCGTCGCCGTGCCGCCGCAGGTGCAGAAGGGGCGAGTCGTGTCCGACCAGCCGTGCAAGGTGCGGTGTCACCAGGGCGTCATCATCGAAGCGGAACACAGACAGGCTGACATGGTTCACAGCGTCCTCAGGCGCGCTGTAGCGGACTTCCACCCCGTCCAAACGGGCTAGGTGCTCAAGCGTGATGCGGATGCGCGTGGAGACGCTCAGGGCGGTGTCCTCGATGACTTCCCGCTGCCTGGTCACCTCCCCCTCAGGGTCGCCGAGCAGGAAGCGCACAGACACGCCATCCTGGATCTTTCGGGCAAGGGTCTGGGTGAACGCCGGGATCGACGTGAAGAAAAAGTAGTTGGTGTACCCGGCTAGGAAGATCTCCCGCGCGGCACCCTCGGTCAGGCCCGACCACACGGAGCCGGGGCAGGCGGACCGGTAGGGGTAGGTCCGGGCGATCTCCACGTCACCGCCGGTCTTGATTCGTTCCTTCACGGCCTTGGGCCAGAGCATCTCTTCGTTGACTCCCAACGCCTCTGCGGCGTCGTGACGGTTCCGAGCGTGCGGCACTAGGTCTTCGTCCGCCAGCCACCGTTCCACGGTCTTGCCGGTCACACCGATGTGTGCCGCGAGGCGTCTGGGCGGCACGCCGGCCGCCTCCATAGCCGTTCGTAAGCCGACGTTCAACACCCCTCCTACGGACGTTTGGGCGTTTTCCAAGGTACCGCCCAGAGGGATCAACTGTCCTTGTGACGCAGGCACATACGACTGTCCGGGGGAGCCAGGATCAAACCCATGGGAGCCAAGAGACAGACCACGCCCGCCAACCCCGTCTTCCTGTCGCATGCAGTCCATGAGGAGTGGCTACTCGACTGCACCCCGGCAGCGGGCTGCCGGGTGTGCGCGGCCAACTGGAAGCAGCTCGAAGCGGCCCGGGACGCCGGGAACATTGATCAGGCGGCCAGGCACGCGTCAGAGATCCGTGATCATCGTGGGGGTGGGCACTCGTGATCCGCTACGTCCGGCACAAGATCTGCGGGCACCCCGATATTCCGCCCGTC
Coding sequences within it:
- a CDS encoding site-specific integrase gives rise to the protein MADKTNVPAGVRLSTDVEYRPDRPTPYRARVRWTDPTSKRRQSLSEGKDSEEEAQEWIPAIIEAAEAGLSPSLATMKLAEYGEANMNLALRGLELKSLDPCLSGWRMRVVPALGHLAVRMITNGVVDRTVQNWIADEHSRSTVKNTIAVLVRVMEQAVRDGIIKVNPARVTGRRKLYKQAEDELLAPRALALPNWETLVALADALVAASHDRYRGWTVRLQTTPAPGGLTDKGTKGKRARKVPIVEEIRPLVAQRVLSAGPNPDARLFTGPRGGRISTAVLRDATHWDYVVTKLGYEHSRRHGLRYTGLTWFAMPESRYTSSAGSPATVP
- a CDS encoding DUF309 domain-containing protein, which gives rise to MSDAGAAAGRAAGTRDRDTEGRARNARPRDGLGRPLPYGSEGVDRQPEGVVRSPEQTVRAAQALLDAGRPFHAHEVFEDAWKARPGDERTLWRGLAQLAVGLTHAARGNATGGARLLRRGAGAAEEWAAGRGEDRPYGMDLCGLVRWARELADRVGAPGAGPVDAAAEAPRLRS
- the cobF gene encoding precorrin-6A synthase (deacetylating), producing MRKIHVIGIGAGDPDQLTLQAVKALRGTDVFFLLDKGEVKSDLTRLRRDMLDAHLPEGSYRVVAARDPERDRAAGGASYSPAVEDWRSARAGIYERMITEELPEDGTGAFLVWGDPSLYDSTLGILQEVLERGSVAFEYDVVPGISSVSSLVARHRTGLNRVARPVQITTGRRLAEGFPEGVDDVVVMLDAHQAFREYAGDDIDIYWGAYIGTPDEILVSGPLAEAGPRIERLRAEARERKGWIMDTYLLRRNPAES
- a CDS encoding cobalt-precorrin-6A reductase, with protein sequence MAPHVLVLGGTTEARRLAAALTALPGVRVTTSLAGRVARPGAVPGDVRVGGFGGAAGLAAWLREHAVDALVDATHPFAEAITANAARAAAGTGVPAVALRRPGWRPGPGDAWHTVPSLDAAAEALPRLGRRVFLTTGRLGLAAFAGLTDLHFVVRSVDPPGPPLPPDTEVVLARGPFTLADERALLRAHRVDVLVTKDSGGEATAAKLTAARELGLPVVVVRRPPLPSGLTALPDVAAVLDRLGLGGAGHPAP
- a CDS encoding sulfite exporter TauE/SafE family protein, translated to MDTMTLWHISGWEFAALAAAALLVGFSKTAVSGANTVSLAVFAAILPARASTGVLLPILIAGDVLAVLTYRRHAHWPTLWRLFPAVAAGVVFGTLFLVWADDGVVRASIGAILLLMAGLTVRRRRRAETGDEPAAVTSRAGRLKARSYGVLGGFTTMVANAGGPVMALYLLSAGFRKLGFLGTSAFFFLIVNVSKVPFSAGLGLIDGHSLLLDAALVVFVVPGALLGKWAVHRINQRLFEQLVIAATVVGGVQLLIR
- a CDS encoding long-chain fatty acid--CoA ligase: MASLSVAAVLAENARRRPGKTALVEGDLRLTFAEVWERARARAGALAGLGVRPGDRVALMAPNTAEFPVAYYAAAAAGAVVVPVHLLLSAPEVEHVLKDSGAALLLVHPAQAETGRAAADALGVRTVVLGEEFDALAADAEPLPSYVTRAADDPAVIFYTSGTTGVPKGAVLSHFNLVMNATVNAFDANDIRPDDVALGALPLFHAFGQTVSLNSTWRAGATLVLLPRFDAARAIDLMVKEGVNTFQGVPTMFVALAAAAADADALPVLRVCISGGASLPVAVLERFEAAFGARIYEGYGLSETSPTATVNQPVFGTRAGTIGHPLWGVDVEIARAEVEGRVELLPPGELGEVVIRGHNVFSGYLGRPEATAEALVDGWFRTGDLGTKDDEGFLRIVDRKKDVIIRGGYNVYPREVEEVLMRHPGVAQVAVIGLPDELHGEEVCAVVVPAADGRLDAAALTEWSKDHLGRHKYPRRVEFADALPLGPSMKVLKRELRTQYGDR
- a CDS encoding thiolase family protein, whose translation is MRPVHFAAARRTPIGKLRGALSSVRPDDLAAHVIRRLVAEVPSLDPARIDDVYWGAANQAGEDNRNVARMAALLAGLPETVPGATVNRLCASGLEAVTAAARTIAAGEADVVVAGGSESMSRAPFVLPRPDEALPHRIETYDTRLGWRLVNPAMKDLHGLLSMGETAEEVAARHGVSRERQDAFALRSHQRAALARKNGHFDDEILPVERPDGVVVAQDECVREDTSLEKLGRLKPVFRAGGTVTAGNASPMNDGAAGLLLVSEEALNELGLESLGRYVAGASAGVHPDVMGLGPVPATRKALARVGWDIGDVQEAEFNEAFAAQALACVDQLGIDPDLVNPSGGAIALGHPLGCSGARILTTLLHRMRRTGAGRGLATMCVGVGQGSAVLVERH
- a CDS encoding alpha/beta hydrolase, coding for MADTREHTLTGTRGTLAVREWPHPAPRYLALVVHGYGEHAGRYAELAAVLGGHGAAVYGPDHIGHGRSDGERVVIEDFEDVVTDVHAVAGLARAAHPGLPLVVVGHSMGGLIAARHAQRYGAGLSALVLSGPVIGDWELPGRLLALPEIPDTPISPAALSRDPAVGPTYAADPLVWHGPMKRPTLRAFVRTLESVEKGGDVGPLPVLWLHGDDDRLVPLPGSRTGVERLATDRLTERVFPGARHEIFNETNRADVFAELTGFLDGVLPR
- a CDS encoding DUF3140 domain-containing protein; this translates as MADSLELEALWEDFHRTVNMTSQELAAWLRVRDAGEETEPLPDEAGTATGQHVLAILQKRRTDLTDDDVRVMYRVVDTVGDLVDVADEPEPESTRRRHRLMTLGHDPLKP